CAGAAGAATGGGACGAAAGGGTTCATCCAGATGATCGTGAAGAATATTACGGAAATATAAATTTACATTTTGATAACAAAATTCCTTTTTACGAAACTTGTCATCGCGTTTTATGTTCAGGAAAATACAAATGGATTCTGGATAGAGGAAAAGTTATAGAAAGAGATGAATATGGCAAGCCTTTGCGTATTGTAGGTACTCATACCGATATATCAGTACAAAAAGAAAAGGAGATAGAGTTGTCGAAAATGCTTGAAATTGTAAATGTTCAAAACAATAAGTTGCTTAATTTTGCTCATATTGTTTCTCATAATTTAAGAACCCATAGTGGTAATATAAAATCATTATTAGATTTGCACAAAGAAGCTCTTTTGTCTGAATCGGATACCTTAAGTAATATTCAAATTGTATCCGATGAGTTGTTTTCTACAATTGAAAGCCTGAATGATTTGGTAAGTGTATATACTGAGAGAGAGAATAATATGCAACTTTTGAAAATTAATAGCTTTATTGATAAAGTTTTAGATGTCCTGTACGAGTCTATTAAGCTAAAAGGAATTCAAGTACTGAATTATGTTCCAAATTCGGTAAAAATACTTTGTATACCTGCTTATTTAGAAAGTATTATGTTGAACTTACTAACGAATGCAATTAAATATTCGGATCCAAATAAAGAGGCTAAAATTGTTTTTACTGCTGAAGTAAAGGATGATTTTGTAATTCTGAATGTAAAAGATAATGGATTGGGAATCGATTTAGATAAACATAAAGACTCTATTTTTGGATTGTATAAAACATTTCATAGAAATAATGATGCCAGAGGAGTTGGTTTGTATTTGACCAAAAATCAAATTGAAAATATGGGAGGTAAAATTGAAGTCGAAAGTACTCTTAATTTCGGAACAACTTTTAAGGTGTATTTTAAAAAAGGATAATAATTATATTTTTTAAATCTAGAGAAATATAATTTTATTACTAATTAAAAAATCCAAATTCCAATTAATAAAATCGGAATTTGGATTTTTGTATTTTAATTTCTCAATCTTTTACGATAAGAAAGACTAAGTTTTATTTCGCGATGTTCACCGCTCTAGTTTCTCTAATTACAGTGACTTTAACTTGACCAGGATAAGTCATTTCAGTCTGAATTTTTTGTGAAATTTCAAATGATAAATTAGCAGCATTATCATCAGATACTTTTTCGCTTTCTACAATTACACGAAGTTCTCTACCAGCTTGAATTGCATAAGCATTTTTTACTCCACTAAATCCGTATGCTACTTCTTCTAAATCTTTCAAACGTTGAATGTATGAATCTAAAACTTGTCGTCTTGCACCGGGTCTTGCGCCCGAAATAGCATCACAAACTTGTACAATAGGAGATAATAATGATTTCATTTCAATCTCGTCGTGGTGAGCTCCGATTGCGTTGCAAACCTCTTCTTTTTCACCATATTTTTCAGCCCATTGCATTCCTAATAATGCGTGTGGTAAATCACTTTCTGCATCAGGAACTTTACCAATATCATGAAGTAATCCAGCTCTTTTAGCTAGTTTTACATTCAGTCCTAATTCAGCAGCCATAATTCCACAAAGTTTAGAAACTTCGCGTGAGTGTTGTAATAAATTTTGTCCGTAAGAAGAACGGTATTTCATTCTACCTACAACTTTTATCAATTCTGGGTGTAATCCATGAATTCCTAAATCTATTACAGTACGTTTACCTACTTCGATAATCTCATCATCAATTTGTTTAGTAGTTTTAGCTACCACTTCTTCAATGCGAGCAGGGTGAATACGACCGTCTGTAACTAATTTGTGTAATGCCAAACGAGCAATTTCTCTACGAACAGGATCGAAACAAGACAAGATAATAGCTTCAGGAGTGTCGTCAACAATAATCTCAACTCCTGTAGCAGCTTCAAGAGCTCTAATGTTTCTACCTTCACGTCCAATGATTCTACCTTTTACATCATCTGATTCAATATTGAAAACAGAAACACAGTTTTCTACCGCTTCTTCTGTTCCAACTCTTTGGATGGTATTGATAATGATTTTTTTAGCCTCTTGTTGTGCTGTTAATTTAGCCTCTTCAATTGTGTCTTGAATATGAGACATGGCTTTACTTTTCGCTTCAGCTTTTAAGCCTTCAACAAGTTGATCTTTAGCTTCTTCGGCGGATAATCCGGAAATCACTTCTAATTGTTGTAGCTGGCTTTTATGAAGTTTGTCAACCTCTTCTTGTTTCTTTTCTAAATTCTCGATTTTAGAATTGTATTCTGCAGTTTTTGCTTCAAAATCATCGTTTACTTTTTTTGCTTTTGATAATTCATTTGAAATTTGCGATTCTTTATCACGAACTCTCTTTTCTACTTCGGCTACTTTTTTATCTCTAGCTAAAATTACTTGTTCATGTTCTGATTTCAATTCAATGAATTTTTCTTTTGCTTGAAGAATTTTGTCTTTTTTAATGTTTTCAGCCTCAAGATTAGCATCTTTTAAAATTGAAGTAGCTTCTTTTTTTGCGCTTTTAATTAAATTAGAGATATTGCTTTTTTCTATGATTTTGGCAATACCAAATCCTAGTGCAATACCCGTAATTCCTGAAATAATTATTGTTATGATGTCCATGTTTATTAAAAATTTATATATAAAAAAAGCCTACATTAGAAGTTGTATAAACTCGAAAAGACAAGTTTTGAGCTAACTCACTGTTCAAGTTTCCTCGCCGAAGCGTGGCATGCTTTAGTAGTGATGATTTGCTCATTCTAAATTGTTAGTGTTGAGTTTACCAATATGAACTAATGTAGGCAGTATCTTAGTCTTTGTAAAGAACGTTTAATTTTCGAGATATTCGTCCAAAAGCAAATTGATTTTGTTTAATCTTTCAATGGTTTCATTACCATTTATAGCATTATCAATTTGTTTTTGTTCTGCTTGAGAAGCAAATTGTAAAGCACACATAGCTAATACATCTTGTTTGTCTCTTACAGCATAATTTTCTTCAAATTGCTTAATCATAGCATCAATTTTTTTTGAAGCACTTCTAAGTCCTTCTTCCTGAGAGAAGTCTACCGTTAAAGGGTAAACTCTGTCAGCAATTGATATTTTAATTTTAAGCTTTTCGTCCATGTGTTTTTTATTAATCTGATAGCTGGGCTATGCAGTAATCAATTTCACGAATTATTGAATTTATTTTAAGCTTTGTATCTCTTTTATTATCGTCACTGCCTAATAATGCATTGGCCATTTTAAGTGTTTCTAATTGTGTTTTAAGCTCATCAATCTCTTTGGATTGGTTTTGCGTTAACACTGCAGTATTCTTTAACTCTAAACGTAAATCTTGATTGTTTTTTTCTAAACTTTGTATTTTTAGAAAAAGTTTTCCAATCTTATTTTCAAGAGTATCAATTATTTCTGCAATCACACTCATTATAATTCCTATTCATTACTTAATCTTACAAAGTTAGTATTCCTTTTTATTATTACAATATTTTATTGATTTTTTTACGTTAAAATAATCAATTATCTGAAAATCAAATTATTGTAATTTTTTTATTTTGTCTTATAAACTGAGTTTGATTTTAATTGTTAATTATTATAAAAAGGCTTAACGTTTATCTTTGGCTTTGATCGAAACTACATTCTCTACTTTTTTACTGCTAAAAAAGTAAAGGTATAGTGTTGAGGAGGAACTATTGGTATTGGAAATACTTTATTATGGTTGTTCCTGAAAATTAATAAGTATGTTCAAATTTGTAGGTCTTGCTTGCTTTTTTTATCTTAGCCAAAATGTATACTATGAAATTTTACTTTTTTTTGTTATTATTTTCAACAACTCTTTTTGCACAAGTTGAGTATCCTAAAGATTATTTTCAGTCGCCTCTTGATATTCCTTTAAAGTTATCTGGAAATTTCGGAGAATTGCGACCAAGTCATTTTCATGCTGGTTTTGATATGAAAACTCTTCAAAAGGAAGGTTTAAACGTGTATGCTGTTGCTGATGGGTATGTATCTAGAATTAAGATTTCTACTTTTGGCAATGGAAAGGCCATTTATATAGATCATCCAAATGGATTTACTTCGGTGTACGGACATTTGCAAAAAGGCACTGATTCAATTGAAAGTTATATAAAGAAAACCCATTATCAAGAAAAGTCTTTTGAAATTGAAATGTATTTCAAGCCCAATCAAATGCCTGTAAAAAAAGGCCAGTTAATAGCGTTGTCTGGAAATACTGGGTCTTCTGAAGGGCCTCATTTGCATTTTGAATTTAGAGATACCAAAACGGAAAAAATTATCAATCCAATGTTTTTTGGATTTGATGCTTTGATGCAAGATACCAAGAAACCAATTGTCTCAAATCTATACGTTTATCCTTTGGATTCTAAAACAACTGTTAATCATGCGCAACGTCGTATTCCAATTAATTTATCTCTGCAAAAAGATGGAACCTATTTAGCAGATAAAGTTATTGCTAATGGTAAAATTGGTTTTGGAATTACTACTTTCGATTATGATGATGTATCTTTTAATAAAAATGGCAGTTTCAATGTTGATTTATCTAACAATGGAAAATCTATTTTCGGATACCAATTTAATACCTATTCTTTTGATGAAATGCGATATGTAAATGCATTGATTGATTATGCATTTTATAAAAAAACGAGTCAAAGGATTCAAAAGCTCTTCATGAATCCACCGTATAATTTGAGTATTATAAAAGTCGATGAATCCAATGGTATAATTACGGTAGCTCCCAATTTAACTAATGTTTGTCGTTTGGAAGTTTCAGATTATTATGGAAACAAAACGACAATTGTGATTCCAGTTGAATATGATTCTCTTTCTACGATAATCGAAAAAGAACCTATTTTGTCTAATTATGTGGTGAAAGCATCAAAGGATTGTTTCTTTGAAAAAGATAAAAACAGCGTTTTCTTTCCTGCGGGAACATTCTATAATGATTTTGATTTGAATTTTGAATTTAGCAATAATGTATTAACAGTTCATGATGATACCGTTCCAGCGAATAGCAATTTTACAGTTTCAATGGAGGGTAGTAGTTTAGATATTAGCAAAAAAGATAAAATTTTTATAGGCCGTGTTTCAGGGAATGGTGTAAGTTATAACTCAACACGAGAAAAGAATAATGTTTATGAAATTAGTACTAAAACACTAGGTAAATTCAAATTGGCGATGGATACCGTTGCACCAGTTATAAAAATTTCGAAACCTATTGAAGGAAAAAATTTAGACAATCAAAAGATACTTCAAGTTCGTATTTCAGATGCTTTGTCTGGTATAAAATCGTATAATGGTTATCTCAATGGAAAATGGATTTTGATGGAATACGATAATAAAACAAGTCTTTTAACGCATAATTTTAGTGATGGAATTGTGGCAGATGGCGATAATGTATTAAAAGTAGTTGTAGTTGATAATGTAGGGAATTCTTCTATCTTTGAAACTCATTTTATAAAAAATCAAAAACAGTAAAACCCAAATCAATTGAATATTTTTAAATCGCTATGCTGTTTTATTTTTTTGTTGGTAGGAGTAACTTCACTTGCTCAGACAGGCTTCGTAAAAGGTGTTGTTTTGGATAAAAACAACATTCCTGTTGAAGGTGTAAATGTTTCTTGTCTTAATAATAGTTCTCAAACTAACGAAAAGGGATTCTATCAAATTGCTATTCCATCCAATCAAAACGTTACTGTTGAATTTACTCATGTTTCTTTAAAAAAGGCAAGTCTTAAAGTGTCTATAAAATCTAATGAAGTATATATATTCAATATGTATATGAGTGATCAAGCGGAACAAATGGGTGAGGTTGTGATCAATAATAATAAAAAATCGGTTCAAGGGATTCTTACTTTTGAGGCTAAAGATATTCGTTCTATTCCTGGTGCCAATGCTGGAATAGAAAACGTTTTGAAAACGTTACCAGGAGTAAATTCTAATAATGAGTTAAGTACTCAGTATAGTGTTCGAGGCGGAAATTATGATGAGAATTTAGTTTATGTTAATGAAATAGAAGTGTATCGTCCCTTTTTGATACGCTCGGGACAACAAGAGGGTTTGAGTTTTATCAATACAGATTTAGTTCAAAATATCGATTTTTCTGCCGGTGGTTTTCAAGCAAAATATGGAGATAAAATGTCTTCAGTTTTGGATATTACTTATAGAAATCCAACGCAATTTGGAGCATCACTCGAAATGAGTTTCTTGGGAGGAAGTCTCTCTGTTGATGCGGTTTCTAAAGATAAAAAATGGTCTGCAATTACAGGAGTTCGTTATAGAAATAATAGTCTTCTTGTAAATAGTCAGGACACACAAACAAATTACACTCCTACTTTTGCGGATATTCAAACTAATATCAATTATCAGGCTTCTGCTAAATGGCAATGGAGTTTTTTAGGAAATATATCTCAAAATAAATATTTATACCAGCCGCTTACTCGTCAAACTAATTTTGGAACAACAGATACGCCAATGGCATTGGCAGTTTATTATCAAGGAAAAGAGAAAGATTTATACAATACGTATTTTGGAGCAGTAAAAACTACTTATCAAGTGAATGATAGTTTTTCTTTAAAATTCATTGGATCTGTTTTTCATACCATAGAGCAGGAGTATTTTGATATCTATGCACAATATAGATTGGGTGAGGTTGATACTAATATTGGTTCTGATACCTATGGAGACATTCAGTTTTCAAGAGGAGTTGGGTCTCAACTCAATCATGCCCGTAATGATTTGGATGCATTAATTGCTAATTTAGAAATTAAGGGATTGAATAATTGGAAGCAAAACCAAATAGAATGGGGAGTAAAATATACTAAAGAATCTATTCATGATCGAATTTCAGAGTGGGAGGTAATTGACTCTGCTGGTTTCTCAATAAGACCTCCAATTATTCTGCCTAAAAACGATGAACCTTATCAACCTTATTCAGGCTTATTAATTCCGTATCAGTCCGTAAGAGCCATAAATTTTACCGATATTGATCGATTTTCTGCTTACGCTCAATGGAGCCGAAAGGATATTTTAGGGACAAACGAAATATGGTATAATTTGGGTGCCCGTATGCAAAGTTGGGAAGTTTCTGGTGATAATTTGAATGGTAAGATTCAAACTGTTTTTAGTCCAAGAGCTCAATTTGCTATAAAACCAGATTGGAAAAAGGAAATGCTTTTCAGGTTTACTATAGGTCTTTATAATCAACCTCCATTTTATAGAGAATTAAGGGATTATGATGGTGTAGTTTTGCCTGACACCAAAGCACAAAAATCGCTTAATATCGTTTTTGGGAATGATTATAGTTTCAAAATGAGAGATCGTCCTTTTAAATTGGTGACGGAAGCTTATTATAAAAAAATGACAGACGTGAATCCTTATACAGTTGACAATGTCCGAATACGATATGCAGCCAATAATAATGCTATTGCGTATGCACAAGGACTTGATGTTCGGCTTAATGGAGAATTTGTTCCAGGGACAGATTCTTGGATTAGTTTTGGCTATTTAAAAACAGAAGAAAATATAGAGAATAAAGGATATATTGCCAGACCAACAGATCAAAGATTAAAATTAGGCCTTTTATTTCAGGATTATATGCCTAAGATTCCAAGTTTAAAATTGTATCTTAATTTGGTTTACAATACAGGATTGCCTGGAGGGTCACCATCTTATGCGGATCCTTATTTGTACCAAAATCGATTGCATGATTATCGTAGAGTAGATATTGGTTTTTCTAAAGTTTTTATTGATAAAAATGCAGGAATTTCTACTAAGAAATTTTTAAAGAGTTTAAAGGAATTATCTTTAGGATTTGAAATCTTTAATCTTTTTAATAATCAGAATGCGATAACGAATACTTGGGTTAGAGACGTGTATACCAAAACCGAATATGCAATTCCAAATTATATGACATCCCGTGTTTTTAATTTGAAGTTAAATGCAAGGTTATAGTATTTTAAAATATAAGCAGGATTTGGTTTGCATGAATAAATCTGTGATGTATTTTTCTTTTCCATTTTTAAAAATGATTACATTTGGTTTATTTTTTAATATTAAAATTATTATGAGAACATCACATTTTGTTTGTATTGGAATCTCGCTTTTACTTTTAGCAAGCTGTAAAGAAGAAACAGAAAAGCCAAAAGTGATTTACGATGCTTCAAAAGCGGGAAGAGAACTTACTAAAGCCGATTCGACTCAAATAAAAATCGCAGATTTGCCTATACAAATGCAAGGAACAGACTATTTAATTCATCCTGTAGGTGATTTGAGTGTTTATGATAAAGGAGCTAAAAATAAATACGGATCTTCGAGTGTGAATGATTTGAGTTTTACTATATCAAACACATCCGAGTATCAGATTACCGGTTATTTGCAAAATCTTAAATTTCAAAAAATAGGCTCAGATTCTATAAAAGCATTGACTGATAAACCCGTTTTGATTCAAACAGCAACCTACTTAAAAACGGTTTCTGATAAAATCAAAAAGCAAATTATGGTATATACTTTGATGGATATGGACACCAATAAAGACGGAAAACTCGATGTAAGTGATATTACAACATTATATTTGAGTAAAATCAGCGGAGAGAAATTCACTAAAGTTTCAGTTGATTTTCAGGAATTGATAGATTGGAACTTAATTGAGTCTCAAAATCGTTTGTATTTTAGAACGGCAGAAGACACCAATAAAAACGGAAAATTTGATAGTAAAGATGTAGTGCATTATAGTTATATTGATTTGGCTACAAAAGACTGGGAAGTTAAAACCTACAGTCCTATTTCAAATTAAAATATCACTTTCTAAATCTGATTTTTCTATTTCAAAATCAAAACCTAATTGTGTTACTAATTGAATGACTAAATTTTTATACCAATTCTCAGATTTGGGATGAATATAAATTTTTTCTATCAATTGATTAATATCTACATTTATTTTTAAACCATCATTTAGTTTAATGTTGCTGTCAGCAACATCAGTGATGATACGCACTTCACGCTCGTATTGAAAGCTTTTTCGTTTGAATAGAAAAGGGAAAAACATATCATCAAACGGAATGTATTCTTTTTTGTAATCTATATAATTAACTTCACCAATGTATTGTTTGTAATTATTTTCAGGAGCTAAAGCGTTTTGAAGTCTTTTTACAGTAGATTGGATGGCTAATCCTTCACTATTTTGGGTAAAGATTTGCCACATCGCAAAAGATTCATATTCGTTGATATGCCAACTGCTAATAGCTACTTTCTCTCGATGAGTTTTGTAGAAATTTAAGAAATCTGGATTGTTTATAGAAAGTTTTTTGATTTCTTCAAAAGTAGGTTCGCTAAAAGTACCTTCATATTGATCTTCAAATTTATCAGATCGGGACATGAACAGTTTATGCGAAATCAATAAATCCAAAAACTTCGACAAGTCCAAATATTTCCAGACTACAGTATCAGGATCTTGTGGAAGTTTTATGTTAGGATTATTGTGATACATAGCTTTAGATTTAAAAATGAAATAATTTAAAAATTGGATTCTTCAAAAAATCTTAAATACTTTGCCTCTTTATTATGGTAGGTTTAAAATACGGAAATTATAGTAATTATTCTAATGATTGCATTGTTACCAATTTGTTATATGTACCATTCATAGCAATTAGTTCTTCGTGTTTTCCTTGCTCCACGATTTTACCTTTTTGCATAACTATAATTAAATCTGCTTTTTGAATAGTAGAAAGACGGTGCGCAATTACGATCGAAGTTCTGTTTTGCATCATGTTTTCAAGGGCCACTTGTACAAATTTTTCGCTTTCAGTATCTAGTGCAGATGTAGCTTCGTCCAAAATCATAATTGGAGGATTTTTCAAAACAGCACGGGCAATAGAAAGACGTTGTTTTTGTCCTCCTGAAAGTTTATTTCCACTGTCGCCAATGTTAGTGTAAATTCCTTTTGGTAACTCTTTTACAAATTCGTAAGCATTAGCTATTTTTAAAGCTTCGATGATTTCATCATCAGTAGCATCTAGTTTTCCTAATGAAATATTGGCTTTTATAGTATCATTAAATAAAATGCTATCTTGAGTTACTAGTCCCATCAATCCACGAAGTGATTGTAAGTTTAAATCTTTTATGGGTATTCCGTCAATCAAAATTGTTCCTTCATTAACATCATAAAATCGAGTCAATAAATTAGCAATGGTGCTTTTTCCACTTCCTGATTGTCCAACAAGAGCAACGGTTTGTCCTTTTTTTACTGTAAGTGAAAAGTTTTTTAGGACGTTTTCATCTTCGTATTTAAAATTGATATTTTGAATTGCAATTTCCGAATCGAAAGTGTTTTTTTCTATCGCATCTATTTTACTGGTAATTGTGTTTTCCTGGTCCAGAATTTCTAAAACACGCTCTGCAGCTGCATTTCCTCTTTTGATAGCATAGGATGCTTTTGAAATTGATTTAGCAGGAGTAAGGATGTTGTACGCTAGTCCCATATAGGCTATAAATGAAGCTCCATTAAGTGTTTTGTCTATCAAAACCATATGACCTCCATACCAAAGCAAAATAGCAATAACCATAATTCCCATAAATTCACTGGCAGGTGAGGCTAAATTTTGACGATTACCAATACTGTTTGATAAGATAAAAAAACGTTGAGTTGATTCTTGGAAAACACGGTTGAAGTAGTTTTCGGAATTATAACCTTTTACAACTTTTAATCCACCCATAGTCTCTTCAATGGTAGATAAAAAGACTCCCTGTTCTTCCTGTGCTTTGGTAGACTTTCTTTTTAGTTGTTTACCAATAAGAGAAATAATATAACCCGAAACAGGAATAAAAATAAACACAAAAAGGGTTAATTGCATACTTATGGTAACCATTGTGATTAATGTAAAAATAATGGTAAGTGGTTCTTTTACTATAAGTTCAAGTATAGACAAGAAAGAGTTTTGTACCTCGTTTACATCTCCGGAAATTCTGGAAATTACATCACCTTTTCTTTTTTCAGAATAAAAAGCCAAAGGCAATTCAATCGTTTTTTTGTACATGGCATTTCGCATGTCTTTCAAAATACCATTGCGTAAAAAATTAATAAAAAACATAGCGAAATAGTCGCATAAATTTTTTAATAAAAATATAGAAATTATTATGGCAACCATTATGGTTAAAGTACGGCCAACACCAAATGTATCGGTTGTATGGGTGATGTAATAACTTAAATAATTTTCACCAAATTTCTTAAGTTCCCAAATGCCATTATAAACAGGCATGGCTGTGTTTCTTTTGGTTTGATCAAATAAGACCTGCATCATAGGTATTAATGAAACAAACGAAAGTGTACTAAAAAGTGCATATAGAACATTAAAGAGAATGTTCATATAAGCATATTTTTTGTACGGAATTACAAAAGGGAATATTCTTTTAAAGTTGTTCATTTAGTAATTTAGCTCAACTGCATAGCAGTAATTATGTTTTTAATTTTGTTATCTAGAGTAGTTTCTACTTTTGTAAAGTTTTCTACGCTGTCTAATTCAGTATTTACACTGATGTAGAATTTGATTTTTGGTTCGGTTCCACTTGGTCTTGCACAAATTTTAGATCCATCTTCAGTGTAATAGATTAATACATCTGCTTTTGGCATATCTATGGTTTCTTCTTCACCAGTAAGTAAATTTTTAGCAACAGACGATTTGTAATCTTCTAACATAATTACTCTTTGTCCGTTGATTTCTTTTACAGGATTTTCACGTAAAGAGATCATCATCTGATTGATTTCGGCTAAACCTTCCATTCCTTTTTTAGTAATCGAAATCAAATGCTCTTTATAAAAACCATGTTCTACATATAATTGTAATAATTCTTTGTAAACTGTGCTTCCTTTAGCTTTTGCCTGAGCGGCTAATTCGCAAATCAATAAAGTAGCAGCAACTGCATCTTTGTCACGTACTGCATCGCCTACCATATATCCAAAACTTTCTTCTCCACCACCGATGAATTCTAATTCTGGGAAATCCTTAATCATTTTGGCAATCCATTTGAAACCAGTCAACCCAACTTTGAATCCAACTTCATAAGCTGAAGCCAATTCCATAATCATTGGTGTAGAAACAATTGTAGAACCTACGAATTGTTTTCCATTAATTTTACCCGCTTTTTTCCATTTTTCTAATAAAAAAGCAGTCATTAAAATCATCGATTGATTTCCGTTCAACAAGGTCATTTTGCCTTCATTATTTCGAACTGCAACACCTAGGCGGTCACAATCAGGATCGGTGCCAATAACAATATCAGAGTTGGTTTTGTCTGCCAATGCCAATGCAAGTGTTAATGCTTCTGGTTCTTCAGGATTTGGAGATTTTACTGTTGGGAAATCACCATTTGGAACTCTTTGTTCTTCAACAATGTTTACGTTTTTATATCCTGCTTGGGCAAAAGTATCAGGCATTGCTGTAATTGAAGTTCCGTGTAAAGAAGTAAAAACAATATTAAGGTTGTCTTTTGCTTCTTGTGGCGTTCCGAAACTTGCATTTTCGATAGTCGATTTTATGAAAGCCTGATCAATTTCAGTATCTATATATTGAATCAAATCTTCGTTTGCATCAAATTTGATTTGGTCGTATTTTAAATTTTCAATAGTATCAATAATAGCTCCATCTTGTGGAGGAACGATTTGTCCACCATCTTCCCAATATACTTTGTAACCATTGTATTCTGGTGGATTATGAGAAGCAGTCAATACAATTCCACATTGACAGCCTAAATGTTTTAATGCAAAAGACAATTCGGGAGTTGGTCGTAAATCTGAAAATAAATACACTTGAATGCCATTTGCAGAGAAAACATCGGCAACTACTTTAGCTAACGATTTACTGTTATGACGGCAGTCAAAAGCAATAACGGCTTTTATAGGTTGGTTAGGAAAAGATTTATGTAAATAATCAGAAAGTCCTTGAGTGCTTTTTCCAAGTGTATATTTGTTAATGCGATTGTTTCCAACCCCCATTACACCGCGCATTCCTCCAGTTCCAAATTCTAAATTTTTATAAAAACTCTCTTCCAATTCTTTTGGAGAAGTCGTCATTAATTCCTTTACGGCAACTTGCGTTTCATTATCAAACGTAGGAGTTAACCATTCGTTTAGTGCGTCTAAAATGTTTTGTGCTATGTGCATTATATATTTAGTTTAAAGTTGTTAATCTATTTTATAAATTTAAGAATATCAGTTTTTAGGAGCTATTCCTGCTATTCGTTGCAATCTTTTTATTTTTAAAGGAAAAATAAAAAGGATTTCCACTTCTATCAGGGCTAGTCAGAGTAATCAGGTTCTAATATTCAAATTTGTGCTAAGATTTTAAT
The Flavobacterium sp. 5 DNA segment above includes these coding regions:
- a CDS encoding phospho-sugar mutase translates to MHIAQNILDALNEWLTPTFDNETQVAVKELMTTSPKELEESFYKNLEFGTGGMRGVMGVGNNRINKYTLGKSTQGLSDYLHKSFPNQPIKAVIAFDCRHNSKSLAKVVADVFSANGIQVYLFSDLRPTPELSFALKHLGCQCGIVLTASHNPPEYNGYKVYWEDGGQIVPPQDGAIIDTIENLKYDQIKFDANEDLIQYIDTEIDQAFIKSTIENASFGTPQEAKDNLNIVFTSLHGTSITAMPDTFAQAGYKNVNIVEEQRVPNGDFPTVKSPNPEEPEALTLALALADKTNSDIVIGTDPDCDRLGVAVRNNEGKMTLLNGNQSMILMTAFLLEKWKKAGKINGKQFVGSTIVSTPMIMELASAYEVGFKVGLTGFKWIAKMIKDFPELEFIGGGEESFGYMVGDAVRDKDAVAATLLICELAAQAKAKGSTVYKELLQLYVEHGFYKEHLISITKKGMEGLAEINQMMISLRENPVKEINGQRVIMLEDYKSSVAKNLLTGEEETIDMPKADVLIYYTEDGSKICARPSGTEPKIKFYISVNTELDSVENFTKVETTLDNKIKNIITAMQLS
- a CDS encoding DUF2971 domain-containing protein, coding for MYHNNPNIKLPQDPDTVVWKYLDLSKFLDLLISHKLFMSRSDKFEDQYEGTFSEPTFEEIKKLSINNPDFLNFYKTHREKVAISSWHINEYESFAMWQIFTQNSEGLAIQSTVKRLQNALAPENNYKQYIGEVNYIDYKKEYIPFDDMFFPFLFKRKSFQYEREVRIITDVADSNIKLNDGLKINVDINQLIEKIYIHPKSENWYKNLVIQLVTQLGFDFEIEKSDLESDILI
- a CDS encoding ABC transporter ATP-binding protein, which translates into the protein MNNFKRIFPFVIPYKKYAYMNILFNVLYALFSTLSFVSLIPMMQVLFDQTKRNTAMPVYNGIWELKKFGENYLSYYITHTTDTFGVGRTLTIMVAIIISIFLLKNLCDYFAMFFINFLRNGILKDMRNAMYKKTIELPLAFYSEKRKGDVISRISGDVNEVQNSFLSILELIVKEPLTIIFTLITMVTISMQLTLFVFIFIPVSGYIISLIGKQLKRKSTKAQEEQGVFLSTIEETMGGLKVVKGYNSENYFNRVFQESTQRFFILSNSIGNRQNLASPASEFMGIMVIAILLWYGGHMVLIDKTLNGASFIAYMGLAYNILTPAKSISKASYAIKRGNAAAERVLEILDQENTITSKIDAIEKNTFDSEIAIQNINFKYEDENVLKNFSLTVKKGQTVALVGQSGSGKSTIANLLTRFYDVNEGTILIDGIPIKDLNLQSLRGLMGLVTQDSILFNDTIKANISLGKLDATDDEIIEALKIANAYEFVKELPKGIYTNIGDSGNKLSGGQKQRLSIARAVLKNPPIMILDEATSALDTESEKFVQVALENMMQNRTSIVIAHRLSTIQKADLIIVMQKGKIVEQGKHEELIAMNGTYNKLVTMQSLE